From one Candidatus Methanoplasma termitum genomic stretch:
- a CDS encoding homoserine kinase: MSGNWVKIAAPATTSNIGPGFDTFGLALSNPFDIIEGRKIDSGFRIVSVSGPGSENIPLDPKINSVSIAAEQVLKRCNADFGIELKITKGIRPCSGMGSSGASAAGGAFLANILCGEKLSTTEVILCAAHAEDVTSGGFHADNVSPCILGGFTVIRSYEPFEVIRIEPPKDLGMVVALPDIMVATCDARKVLPREVSIKDLVFHVGNASTLVYGMMTGDLKIIGRSVKDAVFEPARTKLVPFLKEAEKEAMSNGALVSFLGGSGPCIMSFYDLKHDIGDRIAESVKAVYTNNRIKCDTWITTPGAGCKRV, translated from the coding sequence ATGTCAGGTAATTGGGTAAAAATCGCTGCACCGGCCACCACGTCAAACATCGGTCCGGGATTCGACACATTCGGGCTCGCATTAAGCAACCCGTTCGATATTATTGAGGGAAGAAAGATAGATTCCGGCTTCAGGATAGTCAGCGTCTCCGGTCCGGGATCTGAGAACATACCCCTTGATCCTAAGATCAATTCCGTCAGTATCGCCGCTGAGCAGGTCTTAAAAAGATGCAATGCGGATTTTGGCATTGAATTGAAAATAACTAAGGGGATCAGACCATGCAGCGGTATGGGCTCTTCCGGTGCCAGCGCTGCAGGGGGAGCTTTTCTTGCGAACATACTTTGCGGAGAGAAACTCAGCACCACCGAAGTGATACTCTGCGCTGCGCATGCCGAGGATGTTACCTCCGGGGGGTTCCATGCCGATAACGTTTCCCCGTGCATCCTCGGAGGGTTCACCGTGATAAGGTCATACGAACCCTTTGAGGTCATCAGGATAGAACCTCCGAAAGACTTGGGCATGGTCGTGGCCCTCCCAGATATAATGGTGGCGACGTGCGATGCCAGGAAAGTACTTCCGAGAGAGGTCTCGATCAAAGATCTGGTCTTCCATGTAGGCAATGCATCCACGCTGGTATACGGCATGATGACGGGCGATCTCAAGATCATCGGCAGATCCGTAAAGGACGCTGTGTTCGAACCGGCGAGGACAAAACTCGTCCCATTCCTCAAAGAGGCCGAGAAAGAAGCGATGTCAAACGGTGCACTGGTCTCATTCCTGGGAGGGTCGGGGCCGTGCATCATGTCCTTTTACGACCTGAAACACGACATCGGCGACAGGATCGCCGAAAGCGTCAAAGCAGTATATACAAACAACAGGATCAAATGCGACACTTGGATCACAACGCCCGGTGCCGGCTGCAAGAGGGTTTAA
- a CDS encoding Zn-ribbon domain-containing OB-fold protein, whose product MSSVARAWREFPGKYNLEGTKCGNCNTVFFPRRDFCPKCRREGLGKMQKYKVQREGEVFSFSVIYDAPSCNSGSKPYAVAMVRTKDGVLVSGQLVDVELDKIAIGMPVRAVLRKLEEDGVAGIIRYGFKFVPAI is encoded by the coding sequence ATGTCATCGGTAGCGAGAGCATGGAGGGAATTCCCGGGCAAGTACAATCTTGAAGGGACGAAATGCGGGAACTGCAACACAGTGTTCTTCCCAAGGCGCGACTTCTGTCCCAAATGCCGCAGAGAAGGTCTGGGAAAGATGCAGAAGTACAAGGTCCAGAGAGAAGGGGAAGTGTTCAGCTTCTCTGTCATCTATGATGCGCCCAGCTGCAACAGCGGGTCAAAGCCATACGCCGTTGCGATGGTCAGGACCAAGGACGGCGTCCTTGTCTCCGGACAACTGGTGGACGTTGAGCTGGATAAGATCGCGATCGGCATGCCTGTGCGCGCCGTACTCAGAAAACTCGAAGAAGACGGGGTGGCGGGCATCATACGTTACGGTTTCAAGTTCGTACCTGCCATTTGA
- a CDS encoding thiolase domain-containing protein codes for MRDVAIIGVGATKFGDLWENSFRSIGIEAGMKAIADANLSGREIDGLYIGNMSAGRFINQKHIDALIADYSGMATNHISAVRVEAGGASGGVAFGQAVMAVASGLHNTVLVGGAEKMTDQDDVSINTAMDETADSEWEAGMGLTLVSLYAMIARRMIYEGTATREEIASVAVNSHFHGALNEGAQFRKEVPLETVLRSGPVADPLGMFDCAPISDGAAAVVLCPLKEAKKHTDSYVKVSAFAQGSDTLALSQRPDITRFGATVAASKRAYEMAGITPADISVAEIHDDFSVAGIMALQDLGFCKKGEAGKVFLSGQTKVGAGKLAVNTSGGLKARGYPIGAAGVAQIVEIATQLRGKADKRQVANARYGLAQSVGGTGSAVTVSILEAV; via the coding sequence ATGAGAGATGTAGCAATAATCGGTGTCGGAGCAACAAAGTTCGGAGATCTTTGGGAGAACTCATTCAGAAGCATCGGCATAGAAGCAGGAATGAAAGCGATCGCAGATGCCAACCTCTCCGGAAGAGAGATTGACGGCCTCTACATCGGGAACATGAGCGCGGGTCGTTTCATCAACCAAAAGCATATCGATGCATTGATCGCCGATTATTCCGGAATGGCAACAAACCACATTTCCGCAGTGAGGGTGGAGGCGGGCGGGGCATCCGGCGGGGTCGCATTCGGACAGGCAGTAATGGCGGTCGCGTCCGGATTGCACAACACAGTTCTTGTGGGAGGTGCGGAGAAGATGACCGATCAGGACGATGTCTCCATCAACACAGCGATGGATGAGACCGCTGATTCGGAGTGGGAAGCGGGGATGGGGCTCACTTTAGTATCCCTTTACGCAATGATCGCAAGAAGGATGATCTATGAAGGCACTGCGACCCGTGAAGAGATCGCATCGGTAGCGGTGAACAGCCATTTTCACGGAGCACTAAACGAGGGTGCACAGTTCAGGAAAGAGGTCCCGCTGGAGACCGTTCTGAGATCGGGTCCTGTTGCCGATCCGCTGGGAATGTTCGACTGCGCACCTATCTCGGACGGCGCGGCAGCTGTTGTGTTGTGCCCTCTGAAAGAGGCAAAGAAACACACCGACAGTTACGTAAAAGTGTCAGCGTTTGCACAGGGAAGCGACACACTTGCATTGTCCCAGCGGCCGGATATTACCAGATTCGGAGCGACCGTTGCAGCATCTAAGAGAGCATACGAGATGGCGGGGATCACACCTGCAGACATATCGGTCGCAGAGATACACGATGACTTCAGCGTCGCAGGCATAATGGCGCTTCAGGATCTTGGGTTCTGCAAAAAAGGAGAAGCGGGGAAAGTATTCCTCAGCGGCCAGACAAAGGTCGGAGCAGGTAAGCTTGCTGTCAACACATCCGGAGGCCTCAAAGCCAGAGGCTACCCCATCGGCGCGGCGGGTGTGGCACAGATCGTCGAGATCGCAACACAGCTCAGAGGAAAAGCCGACAAAAGACAAGTTGCAAACGCAAGATACGGTCTGGCGCAAAGCGTTGGCGGGACCGGTTCGGCCGTCACCGTGAGCATATTGGAGGCGGTCTGA
- the cgi121 gene encoding KEOPS complex subunit Cgi121: protein MNVQVIGIKGELGFDDIIKHFTRLGGDVILFDHDVVCGRDHILSAVMHAERAMIEGTNRSKTLLTETILYAAGDRQIGRAIEKMRPKDGNKGMVAVLFDIDDPKLDMIGMKRCDEIMESSYSKAEKLGADMFGGISSEDAALEHVAMADLLKQ from the coding sequence ATGAACGTCCAGGTCATCGGCATCAAAGGGGAACTCGGGTTTGATGATATCATAAAACACTTCACCCGGCTTGGGGGAGATGTTATCCTTTTCGACCATGACGTGGTGTGTGGCAGGGACCATATTCTTTCCGCAGTTATGCATGCTGAAAGGGCCATGATCGAAGGTACCAATAGATCGAAGACACTGCTGACCGAGACCATACTTTATGCGGCCGGTGACAGGCAGATCGGCCGTGCCATTGAAAAAATGAGGCCAAAGGACGGAAATAAAGGAATGGTCGCGGTTCTTTTCGACATAGACGATCCGAAGCTGGATATGATCGGCATGAAGAGATGCGATGAGATCATGGAGTCTTCTTACAGCAAGGCAGAGAAATTGGGTGCGGATATGTTCGGCGGCATATCAAGCGAAGACGCTGCGTTGGAACATGTCGCGATGGCAGATCTTTTAAAACAGTGA